From Acidobacteriota bacterium:
AGGCTGATCATCGCGACCCATCGCGATGTCGGCTACTTCTTCGCCGGACTCACGGTGCTCTACGCCATATCGGGCGTGGCGGTGAACCACGTTGACGACTGGAACCCGAGCTACGTCATACGGCAGGGGGTCGCCGAGGTCGGTGTGTTGCCGTTCGCCGAGGCGCCCGAGCTCGGCACCGAAGTCCTGCGCCGCATGGGGATCGCGGAGGAGCCGAGATCCGTGGTCCGGATGAGTGCCGAGGAGCTGAAGATCTTCCTCGAACGGCGGACGCTCACCGTGGGGCTGCCCGGTGGACGCGTGATCGACGAGCGTGTGCGGCGGCGCTTCGCATTCTTCGAGGTGAACTTCCTCCACCTCAACACCGGCAAGGGCTTCTGGACCTGGTTCGCCGACCTTTACGCGGTCGGTCTACTTATCCTCGCCTGCACCGGAATCTTCATCATCCCGGGCAAAAAAGGCCTTGGCGGCCGCGGCCGCTGGCTGCTGCTGGCAGGGCTCGCCATTCCGCTTGTCTACCTTGTCCTGGTGGTCTGGCGCTGAGGGTCACAACGTTCAAACGTTTGAACGTTAAACGTTGAAGGTTCAATCTCTCGACGGTATCAGGTGAGCTTTGACAACTTCTCCAAAGCGTCGCCCGTGACCCGAAACACCGTCCACTCGTCCATTTCCTGTGCCCCGAGCCGCTCGTAGAAGCGAATCGCCGGCTCGTTCCAATCCAGGACCCACCATTCGAGCCGGCCACAGCCACGCTCGAGGGCGAGCTTGGCGAGGTGCGAGAGCAGCACGCGGCCGATACCGCGCCCGCGGAGCCTCGGGATGACGAAGAGATCCTCGAGGTAGATCCCGGGGCGACCGAGGAAGGTGGAGAAATTGTGGAAAAAAAGCGCGAAGCCGGCCGGCTCACCGTCGTACGAGGCGATGACGACCTCGGCGACCTGACGGTCGCCGAACAAGGTTTGGCGGAGAAGGGCCTCGTCCGCCACCACCTCGTGCGACAGTTTCTCGTATTCGGCGAGCTGGCGGATGAAATCGAGGATCAGCCCGACGTCGTCGGGGGTCGCCGTACGGAGCTCGATGCGACCCCCTTCGGCTGGCAGGGATTCGCTCATCAACAACCTCCGTTGTCACCGAAACAGTGGTCCCCTCGCTACTCCTT
This genomic window contains:
- a CDS encoding PepSY-associated TM helix domain-containing protein, with the translated sequence MKLRRLIIATHRDVGYFFAGLTVLYAISGVAVNHVDDWNPSYVIRQGVAEVGVLPFAEAPELGTEVLRRMGIAEEPRSVVRMSAEELKIFLERRTLTVGLPGGRVIDERVRRRFAFFEVNFLHLNTGKGFWTWFADLYAVGLLILACTGIFIIPGKKGLGGRGRWLLLAGLAIPLVYLVLVVWR
- a CDS encoding GNAT family N-acetyltransferase: MSESLPAEGGRIELRTATPDDVGLILDFIRQLAEYEKLSHEVVADEALLRQTLFGDRQVAEVVIASYDGEPAGFALFFHNFSTFLGRPGIYLEDLFVIPRLRGRGIGRVLLSHLAKLALERGCGRLEWWVLDWNEPAIRFYERLGAQEMDEWTVFRVTGDALEKLSKLT